One stretch of Saccharomonospora xinjiangensis XJ-54 DNA includes these proteins:
- the carB gene encoding carbamoyl-phosphate synthase large subunit: MPKRTDIEHVLVIGSGPIVIGQAAEFDYSGTQACRVLRSEGLRVSLVNSNPATIMTDPEFADSTYVEPVTPDFVEKVIVAEQEKGRPIDSLLATLGGQTALNCAVALHERGVLEKYGIELIGADIDAIQRGEDRQKFKDIVRAIGGGVPRSAVCHSMEEVRETVAELGLPVVIRPSFTMGGLGSGMAHTPEELERMASFGLEESPVTEVLIEESVLGWKEYELELMRDRHDNVVIVCSIENLDPMGVHTGDSVTVAPAMTLTDREYQHMRDVGIAVLREVGVDTGGCNIQFAVNPEDGRMVVIEMNPRVSRSSALASKATGFPIAKIAAKLAIGYTLDEITNDITGETPASFEPTLDYVVVKMPRFAFEKFPGADPMLTTTMKSVGEAMALGRSFPEALGKAMRSLETKAVGFWTRPDPEGATLESVLDQLRTPHEGRVYTVERALRLGATVEQIHEASGIDPWFIDQIAFIGEVGAQVRDAPVLEEHLLRKAKRIGLSDRQIAALRPELAGEDGVRALRHRLGVRPVFKTVDTCAAEFEARTPYHYSAYESDPDAESEVAPQREKPKVLILGSGPNRIGQGIEFDYSCVHAALALREAGFEAVMVNCNPETVSTDYDTSDRLYFEPLTFEDVLEIVHAEQESGEVAGVIVQLGGQTPLGLAQRLADAGVPVVGTPPEAIHLAEERGAFGDVLAAAGLPAPKYGMATSFDGARRIADEIGYPVLVRPSYVLGGRGMEIVYDEESLRGYIERATEVTPEHPVLVDRFLDDAIEIDVDALYDGEDLYLGGVMEHIEEAGIHSGDSACALPPITLGHTDLETVRRSTEAIAKGIGVRGLLNVQYALKDDVLYVLEANPRASRTVPFVSKATAVPLAKAAALLMTGSSIADLRARGVLPAEGDGGLLPVGSPVAVKEAVLPFHRFRTPEGHGVDSLLGPEMKSTGEVMGVDLSFGEAFAKSQAGSYGSLPTQGTVFVSVANRDKRSLVFPVKRLADLGFAVVATEGTAEVLRRNGIDCAVVRKHYQGSTPDEPNIVEVILDGGVDMVINTPYGNSGPRVDGYEIRTAAVSRGIPCITTVQGAAAAVHGIEALIRGDIVARSLQELQATVREVTGA; encoded by the coding sequence ATGCCCAAGCGCACTGACATCGAGCATGTGCTCGTGATCGGGTCGGGGCCGATCGTCATCGGCCAGGCAGCCGAGTTCGACTACTCCGGCACCCAGGCATGCCGTGTTCTGAGGTCGGAGGGCCTGCGGGTGAGCCTGGTGAACTCCAACCCGGCGACGATCATGACCGACCCGGAGTTCGCCGACTCCACCTACGTCGAACCGGTCACGCCGGATTTCGTGGAGAAGGTGATCGTCGCCGAGCAGGAGAAGGGCAGGCCGATCGACTCGCTGCTCGCCACGCTCGGCGGGCAGACGGCCCTGAACTGCGCTGTGGCCCTTCACGAGCGCGGCGTGCTGGAGAAGTACGGCATCGAGCTGATCGGCGCCGACATCGACGCCATCCAGCGCGGTGAGGACCGGCAGAAGTTCAAGGACATCGTGCGTGCCATCGGCGGCGGGGTGCCGCGCAGCGCCGTGTGCCACTCGATGGAGGAGGTGCGCGAGACCGTCGCGGAACTCGGCCTCCCCGTCGTCATCCGGCCGTCGTTCACCATGGGCGGGCTCGGGTCCGGCATGGCGCACACGCCGGAGGAACTCGAACGCATGGCGTCGTTCGGCCTTGAAGAGAGCCCGGTCACCGAGGTGCTCATCGAGGAGAGCGTCCTCGGGTGGAAGGAATACGAGCTGGAGTTGATGCGCGACCGCCACGACAACGTGGTGATCGTGTGCTCCATCGAGAACCTCGACCCGATGGGCGTGCACACGGGCGACTCGGTCACCGTGGCGCCCGCGATGACGCTCACCGACCGCGAGTACCAGCACATGCGTGATGTCGGGATCGCGGTGTTGCGCGAGGTCGGCGTGGACACCGGCGGCTGCAACATCCAGTTCGCCGTCAACCCCGAGGACGGCCGCATGGTCGTCATCGAGATGAACCCCAGGGTGTCGCGCTCGTCGGCCCTGGCGTCGAAGGCCACGGGCTTCCCCATCGCCAAGATCGCGGCCAAGCTCGCCATCGGCTACACGCTCGACGAGATCACCAACGACATCACCGGTGAGACGCCCGCGTCGTTCGAGCCGACGCTCGACTACGTGGTCGTCAAGATGCCGAGGTTCGCGTTCGAGAAGTTCCCCGGAGCCGACCCGATGCTCACCACGACGATGAAGAGTGTCGGCGAGGCGATGGCGCTGGGCCGCAGTTTTCCCGAGGCGCTGGGCAAGGCCATGCGCTCGCTGGAGACCAAGGCCGTCGGGTTCTGGACGAGGCCGGACCCCGAGGGCGCGACACTGGAGTCGGTGCTCGACCAGCTCCGCACGCCCCACGAGGGCCGCGTCTACACCGTGGAGCGCGCCCTGCGCCTCGGTGCGACGGTCGAGCAGATCCACGAGGCCAGCGGCATCGACCCATGGTTCATCGACCAGATCGCCTTCATCGGCGAGGTCGGCGCGCAGGTGCGCGACGCGCCGGTGCTGGAGGAACACCTGCTGCGCAAGGCCAAGCGCATCGGCCTTTCCGACCGGCAGATCGCGGCACTGCGGCCCGAACTGGCCGGTGAGGACGGCGTGCGGGCGCTGCGGCACCGGCTGGGTGTCCGCCCGGTCTTCAAGACCGTGGACACCTGCGCCGCGGAGTTCGAGGCGAGGACGCCGTACCACTACTCGGCGTACGAGTCGGACCCGGACGCGGAGTCCGAGGTCGCGCCGCAGCGTGAGAAGCCGAAGGTGCTCATCCTCGGCTCGGGGCCGAACCGCATCGGCCAGGGCATCGAGTTCGACTATTCCTGCGTGCACGCCGCGCTGGCGCTGCGGGAAGCCGGGTTCGAGGCCGTGATGGTCAACTGCAACCCGGAGACGGTGTCCACCGACTACGACACCTCCGACCGCCTGTACTTCGAACCGCTCACGTTCGAGGACGTGCTGGAGATCGTGCACGCCGAGCAGGAGTCGGGCGAGGTCGCCGGGGTGATCGTGCAGCTCGGCGGCCAGACGCCGCTCGGACTCGCCCAGCGGCTCGCCGACGCGGGCGTTCCCGTGGTGGGCACGCCGCCCGAGGCGATCCACCTCGCCGAGGAACGCGGGGCGTTCGGCGACGTGCTCGCAGCGGCGGGGCTGCCTGCGCCGAAGTACGGCATGGCCACGTCGTTCGACGGTGCCCGCCGCATCGCCGACGAGATCGGCTACCCGGTGCTCGTGCGCCCGTCCTACGTGCTGGGCGGCAGGGGCATGGAGATCGTCTACGACGAGGAGTCGCTGCGCGGCTACATCGAGCGCGCCACGGAGGTGACGCCCGAACACCCGGTGCTGGTGGACCGCTTCCTCGACGACGCCATCGAGATCGACGTCGATGCGCTCTACGACGGTGAGGACCTGTACCTGGGCGGGGTGATGGAGCACATCGAGGAGGCCGGGATTCACTCCGGCGACTCCGCGTGCGCGCTTCCGCCCATCACGCTGGGCCACACCGATCTGGAGACCGTGCGCCGCTCGACCGAGGCCATCGCGAAGGGCATCGGCGTGCGAGGGCTGCTCAACGTCCAGTACGCGCTGAAGGACGACGTTCTCTACGTGCTGGAGGCCAACCCCAGGGCGTCGAGGACCGTGCCGTTCGTGTCGAAGGCCACCGCGGTGCCGCTGGCGAAGGCGGCGGCGCTGCTCATGACCGGTTCGTCGATCGCCGATCTGCGCGCACGGGGCGTGCTGCCCGCCGAGGGCGACGGAGGGCTGCTGCCTGTTGGCTCCCCTGTGGCGGTGAAGGAGGCGGTCCTGCCGTTCCACCGCTTCCGCACCCCCGAGGGCCACGGCGTTGACTCACTGCTCGGCCCCGAGATGAAATCGACGGGCGAGGTGATGGGCGTCGATCTGTCCTTCGGTGAGGCGTTCGCCAAGTCGCAGGCGGGCTCGTACGGGTCGCTGCCGACGCAGGGCACCGTGTTCGTGTCGGTGGCCAACCGCGACAAGCGGTCGCTGGTGTTCCCCGTCAAGCGGCTCGCCGACCTCGGGTTCGCGGTCGTGGCCACCGAGGGAACGGCGGAGGTGTTGCGGCGCAACGGAATCGACTGCGCGGTGGTGCGCAAGCACTACCAGGGCAGCACACCGGACGAGCCCAACATCGTCGAGGTGATCCTCGACGGCGGGGTGGACATGGTGATTAACACTCCGTACGGCAACAGCGGCCCGAGGGTGGACGGCTACGAAATCCGCACGGCGGCGGTGTCGCGGGGAATCCCGTGCATCACCACGGTGCAGGGTGCCGCCGCGGCCGTGCACGGCATCGAGGCACTGATCCGCGGTGACATCGTCGCGCGGTCGTTGCAGGAACTCCAGGCCACCGTTCGCGAGGTGACGGGCGCGTGA
- the carA gene encoding glutamine-hydrolyzing carbamoyl-phosphate synthase small subunit, producing the protein MTGTNGHNAAALVLEDGRVFRGTAYGARGRTLGEAVFCTGMTGYQETLTDPSYHRQIVVQTAPQIGNTGWNDEDDESNRIWVAGYVVRDPSRVPSNWRSTRSLDDALAEQGVVGIAEVDTRTLTRHIREHGAMRAGVFSGDALATEDDMVAQVLSSPAMKGADLAGEVTTAKPYVVRAEGETRFRVAALDLGIKANTPRQLARRGVEVHVLPAGSGLDDVLAVDPHGVFLSNGPGDPETQAHAIDLTRRVLERELPLFGICFGNQILGRALGLSTYKMRFGHRGINIPVLDAATGRVAITSQNHGFALEGEPGQQFDSPFGKAHVSHYCANDGTVEGLRCEEVPAFSVQYHPEAAAGPHDASSLFDDFVTLMEARHAQAH; encoded by the coding sequence ATGACCGGCACGAATGGTCACAACGCCGCCGCACTCGTTCTCGAGGACGGCCGGGTTTTCCGGGGGACGGCGTACGGGGCGCGAGGGCGCACTCTCGGCGAGGCCGTCTTCTGTACCGGCATGACCGGCTACCAGGAGACGCTGACCGACCCGTCGTACCACCGGCAGATCGTGGTGCAGACGGCGCCGCAGATCGGCAACACCGGGTGGAACGACGAGGACGACGAGTCGAACCGCATCTGGGTGGCGGGCTACGTGGTGCGCGACCCCTCGCGGGTGCCGTCCAACTGGCGGTCTACGCGGTCGCTGGACGACGCCCTCGCCGAACAGGGCGTCGTGGGCATCGCCGAGGTGGACACGCGCACGCTCACCCGGCACATCCGGGAGCACGGCGCCATGCGCGCGGGAGTGTTCTCCGGTGACGCGCTGGCCACCGAGGACGACATGGTCGCGCAGGTGCTGTCGAGCCCGGCGATGAAGGGCGCCGACCTCGCGGGCGAGGTCACGACGGCGAAGCCGTACGTGGTGCGGGCCGAGGGCGAGACCCGGTTCAGGGTGGCGGCGCTGGACCTCGGCATCAAGGCGAACACGCCGAGGCAACTGGCGAGGCGGGGTGTCGAGGTGCACGTGCTGCCTGCGGGCAGCGGCCTCGACGACGTGCTCGCCGTCGATCCGCACGGGGTGTTCCTGTCGAACGGCCCCGGTGACCCCGAGACGCAAGCCCACGCCATCGACCTCACGCGCCGCGTGCTGGAGCGCGAGCTGCCGCTGTTTGGCATCTGCTTCGGCAACCAGATCCTCGGCAGGGCGCTGGGGCTTTCCACCTACAAGATGCGCTTCGGCCATCGGGGCATCAACATCCCGGTTCTCGACGCGGCGACGGGCCGGGTCGCGATCACCTCGCAGAACCACGGCTTCGCGCTGGAAGGTGAGCCCGGCCAGCAGTTCGACTCCCCGTTCGGCAAGGCGCACGTGAGCCATTACTGCGCCAACGATGGCACCGTCGAGGGCCTTCGCTGCGAGGAGGTGCCCGCGTTCTCCGTGCAGTACCACCCGGAGGCCGCGGCAGGCCCGCACGACGCGTCCTCCCTTTTCGACGACTTCGTGACCCTGATGGAGGCCCGCCATGCCCAAGCGCACTGA
- a CDS encoding PH-like domain-containing protein encodes MDRLLLTLLCFAVFALCLYGMWRGWRRKARAQSVRIPPFPEVPADRGEVLLETRGLYVSTTMSGHWQDRIVTRGAGLRGPAVLRLHDGGIEVDRTGAPGFWIPRERIVGVGTAKGMAGKVMGTESLLVITWRLGDVELDTGLRGDDLSVYPQWIEKAKGGAQV; translated from the coding sequence ATGGACAGGCTTTTGCTGACACTGCTGTGCTTCGCCGTTTTCGCGCTCTGCCTCTACGGCATGTGGCGCGGCTGGCGGCGCAAGGCCCGCGCCCAGAGCGTGCGTATCCCGCCGTTTCCCGAGGTTCCCGCCGACCGGGGCGAGGTGCTGCTCGAAACTCGCGGCCTCTACGTCAGCACGACGATGTCGGGGCACTGGCAGGACCGCATCGTCACCAGGGGCGCCGGTCTGCGTGGACCCGCGGTGCTGCGGCTTCACGACGGCGGGATCGAGGTCGATCGCACCGGTGCTCCGGGTTTCTGGATTCCGCGCGAGCGCATCGTCGGCGTCGGTACGGCCAAAGGAATGGCGGGCAAGGTCATGGGCACCGAGAGCCTCTTGGTGATCACGTGGCGCCTTGGAGACGTCGAGCTCGACACCGGTCTTCGCGGTGACGATCTCTCCGTCTACCCGCAGTGGATCGAGAAGGCCAAGGGAGGTGCCCAGGTATGA
- a CDS encoding dihydroorotase, whose product MTTVLLRQVRPYGEGEPVDVLVSGGVISRIGEIEPPSGAEVIEGAGQVLLPGFVDLHTHLREPGREDTETIETGSAAAALGGYTAVFAMANTDPVADNAVVTDHVWRRGREVGLVDVHPVGAVTVGLAGERLAEMGTMANSVAGVRMFSDDGHCVADPLLMRRALEYSTALGVVVAQHAEEPRLTVGAQAHEGERAARLGYAGWPASAEESIVARDCVLARHARARLHVCHVSAAGTVDVLRWAKDQGTEVSAEVTPHHLLLTDERLATFDPVNKVNPPLRAEADVLRMRQALADGVIDCVATDHAPHAPQEKDTEWAAARPGMLGLQTALSVVAETMVRPGLLDWRGVARVMSERPAEIVGLPDQGRPLAVGEPANLVLIDADAEWTVRGAGLASRAANTPYEGLRLPAVVTATLLRGRVTSREGKIV is encoded by the coding sequence ATGACCACTGTGCTGCTGCGGCAGGTTCGCCCGTACGGCGAGGGTGAGCCGGTCGATGTGCTCGTCTCCGGCGGGGTGATCAGCAGGATCGGAGAGATTGAGCCGCCTTCTGGCGCCGAGGTGATCGAGGGCGCGGGGCAGGTTCTGCTGCCGGGTTTCGTGGATCTGCACACGCATTTGCGTGAGCCCGGCAGGGAGGACACCGAGACCATCGAGACCGGTTCGGCCGCGGCCGCGCTCGGTGGGTACACGGCCGTGTTCGCGATGGCCAACACCGACCCGGTGGCGGACAACGCGGTGGTGACCGATCACGTCTGGCGCAGGGGCCGCGAGGTCGGGCTCGTGGACGTGCACCCGGTCGGCGCCGTCACGGTGGGGCTCGCGGGTGAGCGGCTGGCCGAGATGGGCACGATGGCGAACTCGGTCGCCGGGGTCCGGATGTTCTCCGACGACGGGCACTGCGTCGCCGATCCGCTTCTGATGCGCAGGGCGCTGGAGTACTCGACCGCACTCGGGGTCGTGGTGGCTCAGCACGCGGAGGAGCCGCGTCTCACCGTCGGCGCGCAGGCGCACGAGGGTGAGAGGGCGGCGAGGCTCGGGTACGCGGGGTGGCCTGCGTCGGCGGAGGAGTCGATCGTCGCGAGGGACTGTGTGCTGGCGCGGCACGCGCGCGCCAGGTTGCACGTGTGCCACGTCTCGGCGGCAGGCACCGTGGACGTGCTGCGCTGGGCCAAGGACCAGGGCACCGAGGTGTCGGCGGAGGTCACGCCACACCACCTGCTGCTCACCGACGAGCGGCTCGCCACGTTCGACCCGGTCAACAAGGTGAATCCGCCGCTGCGGGCGGAGGCCGACGTCCTGCGGATGCGGCAGGCGCTGGCCGACGGCGTGATCGACTGCGTGGCCACCGACCACGCCCCGCACGCGCCGCAGGAGAAGGACACCGAGTGGGCGGCGGCGCGTCCCGGCATGCTGGGCTTGCAGACCGCGCTGTCGGTGGTGGCCGAGACGATGGTGCGTCCCGGACTGCTCGACTGGCGTGGTGTGGCCAGGGTCATGAGCGAGCGGCCTGCCGAGATCGTCGGTCTGCCCGATCAGGGAAGGCCCCTGGCTGTGGGCGAGCCGGCCAACCTGGTGCTGATCGACGCCGATGCGGAGTGGACCGTCCGGGGTGCCGGGCTGGCGAGCCGCGCGGCCAACACGCCGTACGAAGGGCTTCGCCTCCCCGCTGTGGTCACGGCCACGCTGCTGCGCGGGCGTGTGACCTCGCGCGAAGGGAAGATTGTGTGA
- a CDS encoding aspartate carbamoyltransferase catalytic subunit, whose amino-acid sequence MKHLLSADDLDAATANAVLDTASELKRTLLGREVRKLPTLRGRTVVTVFYENSTRTRVSFEIAGKWMSADVVNVSASSSSVGKGESLRDTALTLAAAGANCVVVRHPASGAAHRLAGWLAETGTSVVNAGDGTHEHPTQALLDAATLRERLGGIEGRRVTIVGDVLHSRVARSNVHLLSTLGADVTLVAPPTLLPVGVEAWPVTVSHDLDSALPAADAVMMLRVQAERMHGGFFPSAREYSLAYGLSEARARLLPEHAVVLHPGPMLRGMEIASAVADAPNAAITEQVRNGVHVRMAVLYHLLAGDGGDRD is encoded by the coding sequence ATGAAGCACCTGCTGTCCGCCGACGATCTCGACGCCGCCACGGCGAACGCGGTGCTCGACACGGCGAGCGAGTTGAAGCGCACCCTGCTGGGCAGGGAGGTTCGCAAGCTGCCGACGCTGCGCGGGCGCACCGTCGTCACGGTGTTCTACGAGAACTCGACCCGCACCCGTGTCTCGTTCGAGATCGCGGGTAAGTGGATGAGCGCGGACGTGGTGAACGTCTCCGCGAGCTCGTCCTCGGTGGGCAAGGGCGAGTCGCTGCGGGACACCGCGCTGACGCTGGCCGCGGCGGGCGCGAACTGTGTCGTGGTGCGGCACCCCGCCTCGGGCGCGGCGCACCGGCTCGCGGGCTGGCTGGCCGAGACCGGCACCAGCGTGGTCAACGCGGGGGACGGAACGCACGAACACCCCACCCAGGCGCTACTCGACGCGGCGACGCTGCGGGAACGGCTCGGCGGCATCGAAGGGCGCAGGGTGACGATCGTGGGCGATGTCCTGCACAGCAGGGTCGCTCGCTCGAATGTGCACTTGCTCTCGACACTCGGCGCCGACGTGACGCTGGTCGCGCCCCCGACGTTGCTGCCGGTCGGGGTCGAGGCATGGCCGGTCACCGTGTCCCACGACCTGGACTCCGCTCTGCCTGCCGCCGACGCCGTGATGATGCTGCGCGTGCAGGCGGAGCGCATGCACGGGGGCTTCTTCCCCTCGGCGCGGGAGTACTCGCTCGCCTACGGGCTTTCGGAGGCGAGGGCGCGGCTGCTGCCCGAGCACGCCGTGGTGCTGCATCCGGGACCGATGCTGCGGGGGATGGAGATCGCCTCGGCCGTGGCGGACGCGCCGAACGCGGCGATCACGGAACAGGTGCGCAACGGCGTGCACGTGAGGATGGCGGTGCTGTACCACCTCCTGGCGGGAGACGGAGGCGACCGTGACTGA
- the pyrR gene encoding bifunctional pyr operon transcriptional regulator/uracil phosphoribosyltransferase PyrR, with the protein MASRPRDATGSAAERELLSAGDVARTIARMAHQVIEKTALGAEDMPPPVLLGIPTRGAPLATRLGAKITEFSGVAVPFGTLDITLYRDDLRRRPTRPLAQTQLPGTGIDDRIVILVDDVLFSGRTIRAALDALRDHGRPRAVQLAVLVDRGHRELPIRADYVGKNVPTSRSEDVSVLLDEVDGRDAVLLGERR; encoded by the coding sequence GTGGCGTCACGACCGCGTGACGCGACAGGATCGGCCGCTGAGCGGGAGCTGCTCTCGGCCGGTGACGTCGCGCGCACCATCGCCCGAATGGCCCATCAGGTCATCGAAAAGACCGCGCTGGGTGCCGAGGACATGCCTCCACCCGTGTTGCTGGGCATCCCGACCAGGGGAGCGCCCCTCGCCACCCGCCTCGGCGCGAAGATCACTGAATTCTCCGGGGTGGCGGTGCCGTTCGGCACCCTCGACATCACCCTCTATCGGGACGACCTCCGCCGCAGGCCCACGAGGCCGCTCGCGCAGACCCAGCTTCCCGGCACCGGGATCGACGACCGGATCGTGATCCTGGTGGACGACGTCCTCTTCTCCGGCCGCACCATCAGGGCGGCGCTGGACGCGCTGCGTGATCATGGCAGGCCGAGGGCGGTGCAGCTCGCGGTTCTCGTGGACCGTGGCCACAGGGAACTGCCGATCCGGGCCGACTACGTGGGCAAGAACGTGCCCACCTCCCGCTCCGAGGACGTCTCCGTGTTGCTCGACGAGGTGGACGGCCGGGACGCGGTGTTGCTGGGGGAGCGCCGATGA
- the bldD gene encoding transcriptional regulator BldD, with protein sequence MGDYAKALGAKLRGIRQQQGLSLHGVEQKSGGRWKAVVVGSYERGDRAVTVQKLAELADFYGVPVVELLPEGRVPSGAEPATKIVINLERLQQLPAEKVGPLARYAATIQSQRGDYNGKVLSIRTEDLRSLAIIYDMTPGELTEQLIEWGVLPPEARPSTEE encoded by the coding sequence ATGGGCGATTACGCCAAGGCGCTCGGGGCCAAGCTCCGCGGTATCCGCCAGCAACAGGGTCTGTCCTTGCACGGAGTCGAGCAGAAGTCTGGTGGCCGCTGGAAGGCCGTCGTCGTCGGCTCCTACGAGCGGGGCGACCGCGCGGTGACCGTACAGAAGCTGGCCGAACTCGCCGACTTCTACGGTGTTCCTGTGGTCGAGCTGCTGCCGGAGGGCAGGGTGCCGTCCGGAGCGGAACCCGCCACCAAGATCGTGATCAATCTGGAGAGACTCCAGCAGCTCCCGGCGGAGAAGGTGGGGCCGCTGGCCCGCTACGCCGCCACCATCCAGAGCCAGCGCGGTGACTACAACGGCAAGGTGCTGTCGATCCGCACCGAGGATCTGCGGTCACTCGCCATCATCTACGACATGACTCCGGGTGAGCTCACCGAGCAGCTGATCGAATGGGGTGTGCTGCCCCCGGAGGCCCGCCCTTCCACGGAGGAATGA
- the nusB gene encoding transcription antitermination factor NusB produces MNDESRSSQPARRGGISRRASRRRAVELLYEAALRDTDAVTLLSERVGSVDADPVSDYTVALVEGVSENRERIDEVLAEHAQGWSLQRMPPVDLAVLRVGLYELLWAEDVPDPVAIDEAVGIAKELSTDDSPRFVNGVLGRIGTIADRLRAVL; encoded by the coding sequence GTGAACGACGAGTCTCGTTCCTCCCAGCCTGCCCGCCGAGGTGGCATCAGCCGCCGCGCGTCCCGTCGGCGCGCGGTGGAACTGCTGTACGAGGCGGCATTGCGTGACACCGATGCCGTGACGCTGCTGTCGGAGCGGGTCGGGTCCGTCGATGCCGACCCGGTCAGCGACTACACGGTCGCGCTGGTCGAGGGCGTCAGTGAGAACCGTGAGCGCATCGACGAGGTGCTCGCGGAGCACGCCCAGGGCTGGTCGCTCCAGCGCATGCCACCCGTGGACCTCGCGGTGCTGCGGGTCGGCCTGTACGAGCTGCTGTGGGCGGAAGACGTGCCCGACCCGGTGGCCATCGACGAGGCCGTCGGTATCGCGAAGGAGTTGTCAACCGACGATTCTCCGCGCTTCGTCAACGGTGTACTCGGCCGTATCGGCACGATCGCCGACCGGCTGCGCGCGGTCCTCTGA
- the efp gene encoding elongation factor P: MATTNDLKNGMVLNLDGQLWSVVSFQHVKPGKGGAFVRTTLKHVISGKVVDKTFNAGTKVDTATVDRRNMTYLYNDGSDYVFMDAETFEQMEISADLVGDAANFLLENTEVQIGMHEGTPLYVELPTSVELTIEHTDPGLQGDRSTGGTKPATLETGAEIQVPLFLSSGEKVKVDTRDGRYLGRA, encoded by the coding sequence GTGGCCACCACCAACGACCTCAAGAACGGCATGGTCCTCAACCTGGACGGCCAGTTGTGGTCCGTCGTCAGTTTCCAGCACGTCAAGCCCGGCAAGGGCGGTGCCTTCGTCCGCACGACGCTCAAGCACGTCATCAGCGGCAAGGTGGTGGACAAGACGTTCAACGCGGGCACCAAGGTGGACACGGCCACGGTGGACCGTAGGAACATGACGTACCTGTACAACGACGGCTCCGACTACGTGTTCATGGACGCCGAGACGTTCGAGCAGATGGAGATCTCGGCCGACCTGGTCGGCGACGCGGCCAACTTCCTGCTGGAGAACACCGAGGTGCAGATCGGCATGCACGAGGGCACCCCGCTCTACGTGGAGCTGCCGACCTCGGTGGAGCTGACGATCGAGCACACCGACCCGGGCCTGCAGGGTGACCGGTCCACCGGTGGCACGAAGCCGGCCACGCTGGAGACCGGTGCCGAGATCCAGGTTCCGCTGTTTTTGAGCAGCGGCGAGAAGGTCAAGGTCGATACCCGCGACGGCCGTTACCTCGGCCGCGCCTGA
- a CDS encoding M24 family metallopeptidase: MPEIHAARRRALRQRIQDAELDALLVTDLRNIRYLTGFTGSNAALLVHEGGDEDTVFCTDGRYTTQAEAQVPDLRRIIERPSALALVAEADDRLGKGRAVGFESQHVSVEQHATFTDAAESVLLVRGPGLVERLREVKDDTEIAALRAACAVADRALADLLEHGGLRPGRTEREVARELENRMADHGADAVAFPSIVAAGANSAIPHHRPTGAVLAAGDFVKLDFGAVVDGYHSDMTRTIVLGEPAQWQRDLYTLVAAAQAAGTEAVRPGHEVSAVDAAARTVIDDAGFGEQFTHSLGHGVGLDVHEAPSLAKTGAGTLSACMAVTVEPGVYLAGRGGVRIEDTLVVREGTPELLTMSTKELVVA; encoded by the coding sequence GTGCCCGAGATCCACGCCGCGCGACGCCGCGCTCTCCGACAGCGAATCCAGGACGCCGAACTCGACGCTCTGCTCGTCACCGACCTGCGCAACATCCGCTACCTGACCGGCTTCACGGGGTCGAACGCCGCGCTGCTCGTGCACGAGGGCGGCGACGAGGACACCGTGTTCTGCACGGACGGCCGCTACACGACGCAGGCCGAGGCGCAGGTGCCCGACCTGCGCAGGATCATCGAGCGGCCGAGCGCCCTCGCGCTGGTCGCCGAGGCGGACGACCGGCTGGGCAAGGGCCGTGCCGTCGGTTTCGAGAGCCAGCACGTCAGCGTCGAGCAGCACGCGACGTTCACCGACGCGGCGGAGTCGGTGCTGCTGGTGAGGGGACCCGGCCTCGTCGAACGGTTGCGCGAGGTGAAGGACGACACCGAGATCGCGGCGCTGCGCGCGGCGTGCGCGGTGGCGGACCGGGCACTGGCCGATCTGCTGGAGCACGGCGGGCTGCGACCCGGTCGCACCGAACGCGAGGTGGCGCGCGAGCTGGAGAACCGCATGGCCGATCACGGTGCGGATGCCGTGGCGTTCCCCTCGATCGTCGCCGCGGGAGCCAATTCGGCGATCCCGCACCACCGGCCTACCGGTGCCGTGCTCGCGGCAGGTGACTTCGTGAAACTCGACTTCGGCGCCGTCGTGGACGGGTACCACTCGGACATGACTCGCACGATCGTGCTCGGCGAGCCAGCGCAGTGGCAGCGGGACCTGTACACGCTCGTCGCCGCGGCGCAGGCCGCGGGCACCGAGGCGGTGCGGCCGGGGCATGAGGTGTCAGCCGTGGATGCCGCGGCACGGACCGTGATCGACGACGCCGGATTCGGTGAGCAGTTCACGCACAGCCTCGGCCACGGCGTGGGGCTGGACGTGCACGAGGCGCCGAGCCTGGCGAAGACCGGCGCCGGTACACTGTCGGCCTGCATGGCGGTCACCGTGGAGCCGGGGGTCTACCTGGCGGGACGCGGTGGCGTCCGCATCGAGGACACGCTCGTCGTGCGGGAGGGCACTCCCGAGCTCCTCACCATGAGCACCAAGGAACTCGTGGTCGCCTAG